The window ATTTTGATCATACATATATATGGATTATGGATATATGTACTGTGACAAGTCAGTCGTATACGGTATGGATGAAATAATTTGAAAGATTGTGCACAtgcatttagcaaaaaaaaaaaaaaaaaagattgcgCACATGCATGCATGCATGACACTACGAATTGGTCTAAGTAATCTCCTTCTGTCCACATCGTATCGACATATCAACTATTTTGTATACAGCACTTTTGCATTATTCATTCTTTTAGTATATTAGGCGTTTTCCCCATGTCTACTTTAGTTTTCGAATTTATCAAAATTCAAAGTTTATATGACAGATCCTTTGAAGATAAtgtaaataactaaaatttcaTATCCTCCAAAAGTTTACTCgggtattaaaatataaatagggTTAAACAGTTAAAAAATGGAGAAGAAAAATAAGGGAATAAATCCCATACAAAAAAGGAGTAAAGTTTATTTAATAAGTTCGTATTATTTTTTGGTAGGAACATTGATACATCAATGCAAAATATCCCTTACATTAATTAATGTACATACGCGTGTGGAAGTGGTCTATAAGTGAGGTATCTAAGCGCGTGTGGGCGTGCGTTTGTACATCTTTCGTAAATAAGATTTCATCGACGTACAAATTGAATTCGTTTTTggttaaaaagtaaaaaatgtttaacataaataaaaactaataatttaaAGAGAGTGGAGGAACAACGGCCCcaagattttattttaagattgacGTGATTGCGACGTGTCGCTTGCTTGTCTGCTTAGTGGGTCCACATCCATTGCTCCTTGCAAAATTCatctgaactttttttttttggtaaaaaaattcATCTGAACTTCACttatgtttctcttttggatatttttagttGGATctgtaatttaaatttatttacgtAAGTTCACATGTTTTTAACAAATTGGAGAatgtattatgaattttatcTATTTACCGAAGTTCCTCGCTATAAATCTATAGACTTTGGTTATCGGTATTAGAAAATCATTCAAATATTAGATGAAGTGCCTTGGTAAAGCTCCTTTCACATGGAAAGCCAACacactaaatatttaaaaattacatttCTCAGGAGAATGCAtagtatttgttttaaatgtaTAGTAATTTAATAACTCAAAATTTAGCTATACCAAATCTATACaacagaaaataataaaataaagatgGTGGAGTGTGATAATAATTGAAGTTACTGTGgacacttttatttatttttctcctcTTGCactcattttcttttaaaaaaaaattcgtttttCACATTTAGTGATAATACATATGTGGACTTTATATGGAAcaccaaaaaaatcattttagtgcttggttcttctctctttctccatCTCTTTCATCAATgctatctttctctctctaagaaaccattttctttgttttgccAAGAAAACCCATCCAAGGTTTGTAAACTGTTTCTCCaaaatttgttttcttgttctttGTCTAAAGTTTGTGAATCTGGTGTGTCCTTCTTTCTTCATTTTGATCTTCTGTTCTTCTATCCAACTTCAAGATCCCAAATCTTGAAATGTTTTCAGATGTATGTGTGTATATGAGATTTATGAGTAAAGATTAGATTTGTTCCTTTTACTTCAACTACTAGATCTATTTGTAGTCATCCTTTTTTCTAGCTGATCAAGATTCTTCCCCATGTCTTGATTTTCCTTTGATTTAATGCCCTCATAATCTTTAGTTTCATGAAGACCATATGAATTCTTAACTTTGatctaatctttatatattttggtaGCTTCTTTATCTTATGGATGTCTTACTTCACTTTATCCTCTTATGATACCCTCAACATACAATAAGCTCACGAATTAGATTGGTAACTGAAACTTTTTTCTGAGAAATAAAGAAATCAGGCTCTTTTGCGTGCGAataattgtttcttttttttttgtgattacaCTTCATCAAATCGTTACATGTATACACTTCAAAATATACCAACTAATCCCAACTTATATTTTTCACATGAAATAACgttcactttttttttgctcttcTGGGTTTCTTGGAATCACAAATCTCAACAAGTTTCATAATCTTAGTTTACGTGTTGTGTGTAGATCGGACATAAACTGGAGATGATAAAAGAAGATCTAGTGTTATGCTGAACTATTTGGGAAGCGAAGAGGCAGATAGTAACAGTGGAAGAATCAAATGTTCTTGTCCACTGAGAACCCACCACATGACCcactttcatcttcttctcctgcTACTTCCAGTTTATTACATCTCACCACTTCTTCACATGAGTTAGGTCAATCCCATCTCCAAAACTTCTCCATCAGGTAAATTAAAAacttctacttttttttttattctctgaaagtctttttttgttttctggGTTTCTTCGCCAATATGGTTTTCccccagacaaaaaaaaagtctcttGATTTCGTGATGGGTCAGTCTCAAATGATCAAAAGTGTTGACCTTTCTTCCTTCTTCCTTATAGTAACTAATGGGTCAGTTTTAAATGATCATAAGCTAAAAACTCATCCTCATAGCTAGATCAAAAGTTTTGACCTTTCTTCCTTCTTCCTTAGCTTTTTTGAGACTTGGAAGTAACTAACGTCGTTATATATATGCTTTGATGCATGCAGAGATTACGCGTATAGTAACAGAAAGAACAGCATCAAGAACAGCTGGCCATTTTCTCCTAAAAGTCTCCAAATTTGTTCAACTCATGGCGTAACTGATCCTTTGCCACCGTTTGAGACAACGGCTAGTTCATCGTCAGGGAAGCAGATCGTATCTCATGTCCATAGAGGAACTGGTTTGGCTAAACTTGGGCTAAAAGGAGGTTGTAGCCAATCAAGGGTCATCAAGAATGGTTTTGGTACGAGTACAAGTGTTTCGAAGTCTAAGGTAGAGATAGTAGTAGCTGGTACAAGTAATAACAACAAGAACAGTAAAAAGTGTggacgaggaggaggaggaatgGTGAAATCCAAAGAAGATACTTGTGGTGGTGGCCTCGTGATGACGACAACATGTCCTATTTGCAAAACCTTCTCATCAGCTTCCAACACTACTTTGAATGCTCACATCGATCAGTGTCTGTCTGCTGATTCAGAACTGCCACCTGTTAGTACTTATAAGCCAAACAAGCATAGAGTTGATCAGCGTCTGTCTGTTGATTCAGCCGTGCCACCTGTTAGTAGTACTAAGCCAAACAAGCCTAGAGTTAATCAGTGTCTGTCTGTTGATTTATCCGTGCCACCGGTTAGCACCAAGCCAAACAAGCCTAGAGCTAAGCCACAGATGAAAGTTAAAACGATGGTTGATATTTATGCTTCTGCTAAAAGATGCACGTTAGAAGATCTTGACAAGAGAAATGGAACTACGTGGGTGTCCATTTTGAGTCACACGAATCGAGTTGTTGCTGATAAAGTGTCCAAGAAGCGGAAAGCTTCTCCTGTGGGCGTTGGTCCGGTTTATATCGATGCCAAGGGTCAAAAACTGCGGATTCTAACAGAGTTCAGCGAGAAGAAGACTTGTACTACTACTACATTGAGAGAGCAGCATGAGGGTGGTAGTAGTGAAAAGAAGAGTTCAAGCCAAGGTAGTAAAGAAAACAGTAAAAGCTTGAGGAAGAGACGTCTGGGAAAGAAACATTACAAGTATCTTAAACTAACCAATCTCAAAGCCAATAATACATCAGAggtaataaataataacattaGTTTCtgtatcttttgtttttgtagtgAGGTTCATGAAATAACAGTACACTACTTTGTACAGCAGGTACCAGATTATCAAAGAGTGTTTTGCGGAGAAGGTAGCAGCAAGGGTCATCGTAGAATCTATAACCAGCGGATGTTATCAAAACCTGGTCTGGTTTCAAAGAGGCTAAATGAGAAAGGACATAAACTTTATGATTTGCGGGATCAGCCAtctgaggatgatgatgattcatGGTCAGGAGGAGAGCGTCTTGTGTTGAGAGGTACTGATTCATCCCCTTTGAAGAAACAGAAGGAAGTCTCTGGAAGGAATAAGGCTATGTTTGGGAGTAAAGGAGCTCAAAGTCGTTCATTTAGAGTTCAGATGAGTGAAAAGGAGGAGGCATCACTTGCAGTAGCTCATTTAGACACCCTCCAAGTCAAGAAGAGACTTGCTTCGATTCAAGAAAATAAGTATCCACTTGGAAAGAATGTCAGCGAGGTTTCTCCTCGTGCAACTAGCATGAGAAAGGTGTCCCCACAATTCGTAGCAAATGGCTGGAGACGACTATCTCTGCCTGTGGAGCTAAAGAAAGCTCGGCTGGATTCgtctgaggaagaagaagctggAAAATGGGAATCTGAAATGACACAAGAACGTGAACTCTCAGATGATGATTATGTTTCTGGTTATGATGATACTCCTTcatttgatgatgatgatgacgaagaAAGTAGTGATGAGGAGGATGAAGATAatagcaacaacaacaacagtagAGCCAATGTGTTGGACAAAAGCAATGATGCTACACCTAGCGAGAGAGCAATGTATTATTACTCTGAAGAAGTTGAGGAAATGATTTATAGGCAAACCACTTGTGATGAAGATGTGAGGTTTGAATCTGAGGTGAGAGGAAAAGGAAGCTTATTTGTAGAGGTTGATACCATTCCCATTCCAGGACCTCCTGGCTCATTTCTACCTAGTCCCAGGGACATGTGTTACGATGAGAATCTTGGAAACTCGTCTGTTATCACAAGCCAGTTCCATTCTTTCGACAGAAACTCATCTGAATCACCTGTTTCTGCTGTTTCAAACGTTGCAGCTGGTAAGTTGAGTTTCCCTGTGGAGTTATCTTCTTCCTACACGACAACACCGATGAGCTTTTGTGTTCCATCTCATCATGAGACAATCACCGAGGCTGAGCTGATGACTGTTGGCAAGACAGAACCACCTCCAAGACTTAGAAGCAACGATCATGAGTCTTGTTGTTGTTGCcagagaaaagagagaatctCTGAGGGGATTGCTTTGAAGCATCAAACATCTCATCTACTGCAGAGAAGAGGTGCTTCTTATTCGTCACATTTGGATACAACAAATCATCCGTTTGAGGAGTCACCGTACATGATCCAGCAAGACTTAGAACTTCAGAGTAAATTCTCCAGCAGAGCTGTTGTTGTGCCTCCAAGTCCTAACCCGGTTTTGCGGTTGATGGGAAAAGACCTGATGGTCATGAACCAAGGAGAAGCAGACAAGGTAGAAGCATCTCGGGATAGCTTAAAACCACCCACTCAGTTTCTTGATTCTCTTCATTGCCCAGCTGGAACCGGCTTATACTTCAACACAGGTCTCTATTTAAGAAACAGTTTCGAGTCAACACATCATCAACCACAGACACCACAAGCACAAGCACAGACACAAACACAAGCTTCACCAGTCCGACACAGTTTTGATGATCATGTAAGGTACTTTTCTCCGAGCTAGTCAATCCAATGTAAGAGTTTCGGCCTTTGTGTCTGTCCCTTTGTGTAGTTATGGACCTTACGGTTTACATTAAGAAAAGCAGACACTTGAAAAGAACAAACACTCACTCTGTAGAAGATAAAAAGTAACTTTAAGCTTTGAGAAGCTCAACAAGTAAACTTGTAAGTTTATATATAAGGTTTGGCCATTGTGGTAAGAACAACATGATTCTTCCACAAACTTTGACTGTGAATTCAGATTTCTTTTTCAAATATAGAGGGGAAAAGAAGataaaactaatttaaatataattaagtaaagCTCTTATCAAAGGCTccttgagcaaaaaaaaaaacaatacaaagtATTCACTTTAGTTTCGGGTTTAGATAAGTTTCGAGCAAAAACACAGTTGAATCTGTATCAAGATCTAGATAACTTTACGCTTTCATAACAGATAAAAGTTCAGTCTTTCATGAGCTCATTGAGAGATAAATTGCCTTGCATCTGCAGTTTTCGGATCTCGTTTGCAATCTGAATACAGTGAgctgcaacaacaaaaaacaaaagaatgcaTGCGACAAAAAAAAGTGTGTCAAGTTTTAAAATCAAGAAGAATGAATCTAAGAAATCAAGAGCACGTACGAAGTATCATAGTAGAAAAATTATTCTTGAAGAAGAGAAGGCATTGGCTGAGAATGAACCTCATATGACGCTGTCAAGCCTTGAAGAAGCAAAAACCAAAGCTGAGAATCTAAAGAATCAAGCTCATGATATACAAAAAACCATTGTGTAGAGATCACAGAGATCCAAGAAGTGAAAGGTTTCAAGAAGAGTGTTTAAAACCACTTCATGTCTTCTTCTACAGTTAGGCTTGATGTTTATGCTGTTCAATTTTCAGTTAATTGCCAGTGGAATAGATTGTTGTACCCACATGAATTTTGTTCTTTAGTGTGATATTGCAATTAAACGCAACGAGTTATACGGTTAATCATCCATTAttcacaaaataaaagaaacatcTGATTACACACTATTTATGGAGAGACTATCTgtttgaaaagaagaaaaataagaaagatGAGTAACATAGTTTACTTCTTGGAACTTTGGTCAAAAAGACTCCACCAAATTACATTAAAAACCAAACACCAAGAAACTAAAATtagaaccaaaaaccaaaagtatttttaaaattttcctcTATACCATATATACGTTTTCTTAGAATCCTTATCCTTCGTTAGGTGGCAACTCATTCAAGTCAAACTCAAATTTCTTCACTTCTTGCACTGTCTCTGTTACTTGACTAGAAGAAGCTGCTGCCGGAGCGGTTGGAGCAGCGGTTACAGCCTCACTAGAAACTGGTCCAGTCCAATGGCGTCTCTTATGACCTCCAAGAGCTTGACCTGTTGGGAAACTTTTGTGACAAATGTCACAAACGTGATCTCCATTATTACCACTGCTTAAAGATGTGTTTGATGCTTGAGCACTAGCTAAACCAGTTATCATGGCTTCGGTTCCAAGTAATAAAGCTTCACTGTTTGCCCTAGCTTGATGACTCTCCAAAACTTTGACCTTGTTGTGACTTGCTCTATGACCTCCTAAAGCTTGATAAGAAGTAAACGACTTGTTGCAAGTCACACACACGTGCTTCTCACGTGCACCACCACCTTCCTCAGCTGCAGCAGCAACATCCCcaagctgatgatgatgatcatgagtagatgatgatgatgatacctTCTCTATCTCAGAtaatcttctcttcttcttcttcatatctTCGGCAGAGTGTGAATCAGAAGTCTCAGCAACATCGAGATTAACAGCTTCCGCAGTAGTAGCTAAGAGCATTAGATCCTTAGCATCAATGTTATCataaccatcatcatcatcatcatcatcatcatgatccGAGCTTGTAAACTCACCAACATGATGATCATCAATAGAGAGTGTAGAAGAGGATGAATTACCAAGtggatgaggaggaggaggaggaggcaaaACTCCTTTCCATGTTCTGTGTGGATGAAACCTCATGTGTCCATATAAAGCCTTCCTTGATGTAAACTTCTTATGGCAAACACTACAATCAATTTCGGATTCACCAGACTTGTTCTGATTTTCGAGCACATGAATTCTTTTATGACCTCCTAAAGCCTTACCAGACATAAACTGTTTACCACATTCAGAACACATatgcttcttctcttcttcttcttccacatcTCCTTCTAGATCTATACTGTTAGCTCTATCATCATTATCTTCTTCCCTTAGACTGATACTTTTAGGTTCTTTCTCATCATCTTCAGCTTGATCTTTTTCTATGTCTTTTCTCTTTTCAACTATGAATCCAAGTGAGGATCCACAGTCGTCTTTGTAACACTGTTCCATTGCTTTCGAAGCTTGAACCCACCCAAAAAAACTAAGCTCAGAATCTCTCGCAGCTCTCTTAAACTCCACAAGTCGGATGTGATTGCAAAAACGCTTGGGACCaataaagtaaatatttaaCCCTAATATTTGAAGACGGGTGTACTAATTAGAATTTAAAGAGATAAGTAGTGAAAATACtgaaaactttttttatgtattttcttaTCTCTTGATACCTTTGAATCACAGTCAAAGATTTTCTTTTGATGCAAGGATAtctcaaattaaaaataaaaccaaataaatgaaaatcCAAATAAAGACTTGATTTAGGGTTGTTATTGCCTTATTGGTAGTGATGATAGCTGGCTCAAAATTGTTGTATTGGCTTAGAGGTATTGCATGTTTGCCAGGACTAGTAGGTGCAGTGTGTAGTGTCCATTATTTATTGTCCTCCCTTTTTAACATTAAAAGGTTATATTAATTTAAGTGTCCAACGGGATAAGATGATTACAAACAGAAATATATTCGACGATAATACAATAAGCGATGAAAACTAAACCATAATGAAAACTTAAGATAGGAGTGGCCAATCCGTAGAGAAGCTTCATTTGTAATCCTAAAGCTTGCGTTCGAAGGAACACAAAGAAGTCAGATTCAAAACCGAAGTTGAAGAATCTATCCAATGGGTTTTACGGCAGTTGAAAACCGTCTCTAAATATATCAAGATCGCTAGAGAGAGAGGAGTTGAATGATCCTCCATTAAAATTCTTTGGTGTAAAAAAGTAAAGCCGATAATGCGGGTTCTAAAGAACTCACTGGAGGGGACAATAGAAAACCATTTTGAATAAGTAAGTCTTAATCTTTACGTCTACATATTGTATTTGCAATAGCTTGTTGAGACCCCTTGGTGATTCATATATATACTAATCTTTTCACTATCTCTCCATCCAGTATTTACTTCATTGGTCGatttatatagaagaagatacaatgAGACACACAAAAGTCATATGAATTTTCAATTAGAAGGTTTTGAAGTTTCCTAAGATCAAAAGAATGATACAAATAAAACAATACGTGGGCACACAAACACTCCCTTCCCTCAGGTTGTTACCGGTACATTGCATATATCTGGCTTACTTCGCCTCATAACAATTTAACAAAAACCAACAAAGCTGCAAAAATGGTCAGCCAAAGAGGAGTAGAAGCGGTGTTGACGGCTGCGTTTACGTCTGCCGCTGAAGCAGGAGACATAGCGGGGCACTCTAGACCTTCTTTACCTCCTTTGCACTGGTTAGCGAAAAGTCCAGGCGGGTATTGCCCATAGAGATTGATGTAACTGAACATAGTGGTAGCACAATCGTTACTCAGGTCGTTGAGCTGTTCGGTGTAAGGACACGCAAAGTCCAAAAACGCGGAGCAGCATTCCTTTACTGGGAATTTGGGACCTTTGCACTGGCTTGTTATGATTGTATAGTTCATAAACTCAAAGTTCACTGGACATGCTGTTACCATGAGAAAAAGAGAAACCATGTCAAAAATAAAACAGAACATTCTTCTCAAAAAATCGGTTGCATCTCCACAGAAAATGCGTAAAGGAGTCATTAGGGAATCTTGATTAGATGTTTGTATGTAAAATGATTTTAGACTAATGCCATGATCCAGAGACAAACAAAGTTTTGAAGATCAATACAAAAATTTGTAGAGGTTTGAAGCATTTATTAAGCCAAACTATACAGATATGACCAAAAAGCAAATAATTTGGTAAGCAaacagaaatttaaaaaaaaaaaaaatcaagattgtAAGTTATAACTCAAAGATTTGGGCAATGAAACTGTATAGTTTAGGATCCATATAGAAGCAGGAAACGTTACTAGATACATCAGGATTCGTTTGTATATTATTGTAATATGGAAGTCTTACTAAGATCTCATCTTACTTCAAATAGAATCAATTTATAAAGGATCAAAAAGAGTAATAAATTGAGGAAAGAGAGATTTAAAAGAGAACTTACTTTTCTTGGTCTGAAGTAGGTTTCTTCCGGTAACCAAAGCCTGAGATCCGAACACACCATCTGCAATAAAAAGACAAGAAAGTTaccaaattaaatattttcttcctAGAGATTTGAACATTCGAACAGATTGAGGaaataaatcttttttaaaaaataaaataaaaaatgtaccTGAGATgaaactggaggatgagaaagAAGGAAATATTGTGAGTAAAAGACAGAAGAAAAGAGCTCCAGAGACGAACTTGAGAGACATGATTCTTTGGAGTTGCACAAGTAACGAAGAGATCTGATAAGAAACAGAAAGACGACTTGGTGGAAGACGAGATATGCCGCACCACGAAGATTGAGAGAGACTGAAaactaaaacattaaaataaataaatataaagagtctcaaatataaaaagagagagaggtggatgagatattaaattatttattttgttgacaTTAGATTACAGGCTTTACTTTACAGCCTAGAAGAACGCGGAAACTATTTGAGTGTCTGTCTCATTCTTCAACGTCACGTTCCTAACCGGTGACGTTAAGCGTATGTATGTTGTATATACGTTTTCTCATTAATTCGTAAATTATTATTACATGACTTAACAGATTGGGGAGCTATGCAAGTAAGATTATTTGTAAATGCAATTAGGTGAGCAAGTTGGCCACTTACTCAACAGTGTTTGAGCTAATGTATTCACTCTTTATCCATCCACATCTTTCACATACCTCATGCAACACATGCAATAATATATTTCTACATAGCCATCATAAACTGAGGTTTTTCAGCTACAAacttaaatgtttatattaCTTCCCGCACACGGAATGTTTTAAAAGAATTGTTTACAAGAAGTTATAGGAAGAAAAAATTCCCAAATATCTGTGTGTAGAATTTTTTTCATTCTCTCAGTTCTGTAAATAAATATAGTAACAATATGTCTCCATACGGTTATGTCCCAAAGCTTCAGATGCAGCATCGCTTTCTTTGCTGCAAGACATAAAAGAACAGAGTCTCAACTACAAATGAACTtgaacatgaaaaaaaaaaaaaaattcagtaatTATATCAGATTTTAACTCCTGTAACCAAAAACACAAGAACATACAATCACACAAATATGATCAGATGTTGgatatctttttttaaaagatcaAATATGATCAGATGGTGCAAAATTTTATGCTTAAAAAGAAGGAGAGAAAAAGAAACATTGAGTGAGCTTACTTCTTCGTAATGAGAGTCAAGCTGTTCTGTGATCTGAAGCTGTTTTGCTAACGTTAAATGTAATACCTGAAACACATACAACGTAGATATGTGTTTATATGATAAAAGCATTAAACCTTAATAATAGTTACAAGGTCAATATCAAGAAGTGTACGTACTGATTGGGTTTTGTCGAGATCAAGTTCTAGAGACTTGATTCTCTCGAGAGTTCCAGTTAATAGCTTCTCATTTTCGTCCGGGGTCTTTACAGGGATTCTACTAATCTCTGTGCATTCTTTCTCCAGCTTCTTAAGACGATCCAAACACTGAAGAACAATCTCTTTGTTTATGGATGAATCTGAGACATGGACACGGTTATGTCTTTGCCAGTATCCGAACAATAAGAAACTAAAGAGATCAAAATATAGCTTTAGTGGAAAGGCTATTAGTATTGTCACCAAGTGAACGATGTTCACGCCTTTGGTTTTCTCTCTAAGAACACCAAACCGTGATATCTGACCACCATAAAATGTGACAATGATACATTTGAACATGCAGTTGCGTAACACAACACTAACGAGACAAAATATGAGTGAAAAAGAAACACACCTTCTCTTCTTGATGTATTTGTTGAACAAGAGTTTTCAGAGCTCGTGTTAAGTAATTGGAGTTGagaccattctccttgagccgGTTCCTGTGAATCATGATCTCTTACATGAAGAGGAGCTTTTGTAGTTTGTGGTATGGGATTCACTTCCATGTGATGTACTAGCTGCAAAACAAGACAAGATTATATCATAGCTCGACTTATTATGACAACTTCATGAatctaataaacaaaaaaaaagacaaacaagAATTAGATGCCTCGGCTATTTCAGGATCATTCCATGGTCCTTTGTTAGACCTCAAGCACCCTCCTTCGTTAGCACATGTGCATACGCCTCCCAAGAAATCTGGAAGTTGACTGCATTCCAGAGTAAATTATAATGTTAGTGTAGTAACCAAAACTTGAATGACATTTCTCTATAAAGACAACACTTAAGAagtgacccaaaaaaaaaaaaagaattaaccTCGAATCAATTGTTTCAAGTAACTTTGACAAGGACTTTGGCTCCAAAACCTGAGTAACACAAGCAATAAATTAGTAGCTGTTGACAATAAATAGAAGAATAAACGATAATACATTACTTGTATCTTTGCAATAGTCACAGGATCAAGAAATTTCTGTGCGGCAGGCCAAATCAAACTCCTGAATCCAAATCCTGCATTGACAATGAACATCCTATGCAAAGTCTGCAAGAGTCAGAGAACCACGGTCACAAATTTTTACACCAACCGAAACACCCATGTCCACTCGGCTCATTGGCCTTAGACTAGTTACCGAAAGTGTAATCTTCAAAGAGTTAAGTACCTCAGGGTAATAACTACAATCTACTTTAGCAATAGAGGACAGGAGATTTGCCGCTGCAGGACTAAAGTTCTTCATACCCTGAGAGTTACCACAAGAGAGATGttaataaatcaagaaaaaaaaaacatttcatgaCACTTTTTAAGAGAATCTATATAGGAGTTTACATACCAGGCCATCAGCATCAAGTATTGTAGTCGTAGTAGTGACACGTCGCTTTGCAGCGATGGAACAGGCAGGGAGCTTCTGTTGAAGAGCCTTTTCGAATTCTTGGACATGGTACTTCAAGTACCGGTCAATGGTTGTAACATCCATAAGCTT of the Brassica rapa cultivar Chiifu-401-42 chromosome A03, CAAS_Brap_v3.01, whole genome shotgun sequence genome contains:
- the LOC103856945 gene encoding uncharacterized protein LOC103856945 isoform X4; amino-acid sequence: MFLSTENPPHDPLSSSSPATSSLLHLTTSSHELGQSHLQNFSIRDYAYSNRKNSIKNSWPFSPKSLQICSTHGVTDPLPPFETTASSSSGKQIVSHVHRGTGLAKLGLKGGCSQSRVIKNGFGTSTSVSKSKVEIVVAGTSNNNKNSKKCGRGGGGMVKSKEDTCGGGLVMTTTCPICKTFSSASNTTLNAHIDQCLSADSELPPVSTYKPNKHRVDQRLSVDSAVPPVSSTKPNKPRVNQCLSVDLSVPPVSTKPNKPRAKPQMKVKTMVDIYASAKRCTLEDLDKRNGTTWVSILSHTNRVVADKVSKKRKASPVGVGPVYIDAKGQKLRILTEFSEKKTCTTTTLREQHEGGSKENSKSLRKRRLGKKHYKYLKLTNLKANNTSEVPDYQRVFCGEGSSKGHRRIYNQRMLSKPGLVSKRLNEKGHKLYDLRDQPSEDDDDSWSGGERLVLRGTDSSPLKKQKEVSGRNKAMFGSKGAQSRSFRVQMSEKEEASLAVAHLDTLQVKKRLASIQENKYPLGKNVSEVSPRATSMRKVSPQFVANGWRRLSLPVELKKARLDSSEEEEAGKWESEMTQERELSDDDYVSGYDDTPSFDDDDDEESSDEEDEDNSNNNNSRANVLDKSNDATPSERAMYYYSEEVEEMIYRQTTCDEDVRFESEVRGKGSLFVEVDTIPIPGPPGSFLPSPRDMCYDENLGNSSVITSQFHSFDRNSSESPVSAVSNVAAGKLSFPVELSSSYTTTPMSFCVPSHHETITEAELMTVGKTEPPPRLRSNDHESCCCCQRKERISEGIALKHQTSHLLQRRGASYSSHLDTTNHPFEESPYMIQQDLELQSKFSSRAVVVPPSPNPVLRLMGKDLMVMNQGEADKVEASRDSLKPPTQFLDSLHCPAGTGLYFNTGLYLRNSFESTHHQPQTPQAQAQTQTQASPVRHSFDDHVRYFSPS